The following nucleotide sequence is from Fusobacterium varium.
ATGTTGTTTCTAAAAATTTTAAAAAGCTAATTGTATTTTCCGAGTACCCTTTTTGCTCATCACTTAAAATTTCCATCTCTTTTTGGAAATTATACCAACTTTTAAAAGTTTTCAAGTACATATGGACTGGAATTTCTCCATAAGTATACACTTCCATAATTGTAGGGATCTTTTCTAATTTTTCTATTAACTTTTTATAATCCTCTTTTATTAACTCTTCCTGTCTAAGATTTTTTCTCTTTAACTTTTCAAAATACTCAATAAGTTTAAAATCAAACTCTGCACTACAACCAGTAGGAAGTAAAAAATCTTTATCAGTAGTATTTATAACTCCTTTGTTTTTAGTGTAGTTCCCAGTAAGAAAAAGTGGCTTTAATTCAGCTCCCTTATAATTTCCTACAAAATCTAAAACCCTCAACTTATCCTTACCTTCATATTTTCTTAACCCTCTACCTAACTGTTGAATAAAAATAGTATATGATTGTGTAGGTCTTAAAAATAGCAGGGTATCAATACAAGGGATATCAACCCCTTCATTAAATATATCAACTGTAAAAATTATATCTATCTCTCTATTTTTAAACTTATTAATTATCTCCTGCCTTTTGGCTATTGAGGTTTCTCCTATTATAACATCATTAGCTATACCCTTTTTCCTAAAAAAATTACCTAATTCTATACAATGCTTTACACTGGCACAGAACCCAATAGTATGTTTTTTTCTAAACTCCATATATTTTTCATATACAAGTTGATGTCTTTTCTCTACAATCAAAGCATTTTCTAAAGAGGTAATATCATATTTTCCACTTCTCCAAGGTATAGGCTCATAATCTGTGTCGTCATAAATTCCAAAATATTCAAAGGGAGCTAACCAACCATTATTTATACCAACAGTGAAATCACATTGATATGCAATATTATAATCACATAGTTTATATACATCTCCATTATCTCCTCTATCTGGAGTGGCAGTTAATCCCAATAGAAATTTAGGCTTAAAATAGTTAAGAACCTTTAGATAACTTTTTGAACTACTATGATGAAACTCATCTATAATGATGTAATCAAAAATTTCCTTTGAAAAATAGTTTTCATTTAAGTAATCATCTTTGCTCAATGTAGAGATACTAGCAAAAACTATATCTGAATCTTTATCCTTTTCAATTCCTGTGAAATATCCATAACTTTTATTCTCACCATAGACACTTTCAAAGGATCTCTTTGCTCCTCGTAGTATCTCATCTCTATGAGCTATAAATAAAATTCTATTAAAGCTCATAGTGTCAAAAACAGCTAGATAGGTTTTTCCTAAGCCTGTGGCTACTACTACCATAGCCTTTTTATACCCCTCTTCACGAGTTTTTGACAACTCATAGAGAGCTGGTATCTGAAAGTTTCTCGGCTCTATAATTAAATCTGTTTTTTCGCTTTCCTTTGGATCAAATAACTCTCCAAACTCATCTTTTCTATATCTTTTTTCATACTCTCTTAACCACTCTAAAGTAAGATCAAAACTATTTCTCTCATAAAGTTCTGAAAACTCCTCTAAAATCTCTTGTACTTCACTATTTTCCTTAGAGGTAAGGTGATAGTTCCATTCTACTCCACTTATCAAAGCTGAATAAGATATATTTGACGAGCCTATATATATTTCAAAATTATCATCTTTTTTAAATATATAACTTTTAGGGTGAAAAGATTTGTTCAAAGGATTATCAAAGATTTTAACTCCACCTATATCCACCAATCTATACAGAGCATTTGGCTCACTAACTTTCATATAGTCACTAGTTAAAATTTTTATCTTTTTCCCCTGCTCCTTAGCCTCTTTCAGATCTTTTATTAAAAGTTTCATTCCTGAATCTCTAATAAAAGAGACATTCATTATAATCTCATCTGAGTTTTTTATAGATTCTCTCAATGATTCATACATTGTTACTCTATTATTTGATATTAACCCATAAAATTTCACCTATTTTTTTAATTATAAGTTTCTCCATTTTATTCATTATATCACTTTTTTATTATCTTTTAAATATAAAATTAAGCAATAATTAAAAATAATAATTCTTTTTTAATAAATATTTTTTTATTATTAAGTTATCTTTTTTTGTTATCTATTTTCAAATTATTTAAAATTTTTAAATATTTACCTTTTATTATAGAAAAATACTTATTAATATCTCTCTCAATCATCTATAAATATTGACTTTTATAAGGATAACTGATATACTTATAAAGTTATAGTTAAATTTATATTTCCCATAAATTTAACTATATTTAATAAATTTGTATTTACAAGATTTGGAAATTCTTTTATAATATTATGTAAGATATAAAACGATTTAGGAGGAAATAGATACTATGTTGCAAAAGCACAAAAGAAACTTTTCGATTATTGCTCATATAGATCACGGAAAATCTACAATAGCAGATAGACTTCTTGAATTTACAGGAACTGTTGCTAAAAGAGAGATGAAAGAGCAACTTCTTGACTCTATGGAACTTGAAAGAGAGAAGGGAATTACTATAAAAGCTCAAGCTGTTACTCTTTATTATACAGCTAAAGATGGTATTGAATATGAATTAAACTTAATTGACACTCCAGGACACGTTGACTTTATATATGAGGTTTCAAGATCTCTAGCAGCTTGTGAAGGAGCATTACTTGTTGTTGATGCTGCTCAAGGTGTAGAGGCTCAAACTCTAGCAAATGTGTATTTAGCTATTGAAAATGATCTTGAAGTTGTGCCAGTTATCAATAAAATTGA
It contains:
- a CDS encoding DEAD/DEAH box helicase family protein, whose translation is MYESLRESIKNSDEIIMNVSFIRDSGMKLLIKDLKEAKEQGKKIKILTSDYMKVSEPNALYRLVDIGGVKIFDNPLNKSFHPKSYIFKKDDNFEIYIGSSNISYSALISGVEWNYHLTSKENSEVQEILEEFSELYERNSFDLTLEWLREYEKRYRKDEFGELFDPKESEKTDLIIEPRNFQIPALYELSKTREEGYKKAMVVVATGLGKTYLAVFDTMSFNRILFIAHRDEILRGAKRSFESVYGENKSYGYFTGIEKDKDSDIVFASISTLSKDDYLNENYFSKEIFDYIIIDEFHHSSSKSYLKVLNYFKPKFLLGLTATPDRGDNGDVYKLCDYNIAYQCDFTVGINNGWLAPFEYFGIYDDTDYEPIPWRSGKYDITSLENALIVEKRHQLVYEKYMEFRKKHTIGFCASVKHCIELGNFFRKKGIANDVIIGETSIAKRQEIINKFKNREIDIIFTVDIFNEGVDIPCIDTLLFLRPTQSYTIFIQQLGRGLRKYEGKDKLRVLDFVGNYKGAELKPLFLTGNYTKNKGVINTTDKDFLLPTGCSAEFDFKLIEYFEKLKRKNLRQEELIKEDYKKLIEKLEKIPTIMEVYTYGEIPVHMYLKTFKSWYNFQKEMEILSDEQKGYSENTISFLKFLETTSMTKSYKMPLLLSLFDNLKKEVDLKVIGEYFKNFYLDEVHKKDLNNKKHSDLDDKKYQKLAEDNPIKYLTEKGKNIEFFTYENKRFILNSLLYDEIKSSSYLLEEIKERIDYRVVNYFRRKYMEE